One genomic window of Hymenobacter sp. J193 includes the following:
- a CDS encoding ATP-dependent DNA helicase RecQ, producing the protein MLPPTDDILHVLRQTWGHTAFRPLQEDIIRAVLAGQDVLALLPTGGGKSICFQVPALARPGLCVVVSPLIALMKDQVDNLRKRGIKAEAVYAGMSHQEIDQTLDNCVYGPVKFLYVSPERLLTDMFRARVGKMKVSLLAVDEAHCLSQWGYDFRPPYLRIAELRELLPGVPCIALTATATEQVRRDIVEKLRFGATHSVFQQSFARPNLSYSVLNTEDKLRRLLEVVRGVGPDKTSIVYARTRRQTEDAAAYLCQQNVAAAAYHAGLPAELRARTQQDWMANKTRCIVATNAFGMGIDKPDVRLVVHLDAPDNLEAYYQEAGRAGRDEKYAFAVLLHGPNDADELRRRTRQAFPELEVVRRVYQALANFSRTAVGGGELVAFDFDIQQFAETYRIKALDAHNSLRLLEREGFVQVNEAVNNPARVHIPIDHNDLYRFQVANAQHDQLIKSLLRFHGGELFAGFQRISENSLAQHLRLSVVELRKMLLFLHRSGIIQFQPRHESPQAMFTTARFDAAKLPLEQKRLHQARELALHKTESVIRYAAGGQCRQQLLLEYFGELEAPACGVCDLCLARKKARQPTASSASLRDQLLTLLKAMPQTPREVLTHFQPGQATAVTAQLRELVELGELRYATDGRLEIR; encoded by the coding sequence ACGATATTCTGCACGTATTGCGCCAGACGTGGGGGCACACCGCGTTTCGGCCGCTGCAGGAGGATATCATTCGGGCGGTGCTGGCGGGGCAGGATGTGCTGGCGCTACTGCCCACGGGCGGCGGCAAGAGCATCTGCTTCCAGGTGCCGGCCCTGGCCCGGCCCGGCCTGTGCGTGGTGGTCTCGCCGCTCATTGCCCTAATGAAAGACCAGGTGGACAACCTGCGCAAGCGCGGCATCAAGGCCGAAGCCGTGTACGCGGGCATGAGCCACCAGGAAATCGACCAGACGCTGGATAACTGCGTGTATGGCCCGGTAAAGTTCCTGTACGTGTCGCCGGAGCGGCTGCTCACGGATATGTTTCGGGCCCGGGTGGGCAAGATGAAGGTGAGCTTGCTGGCCGTGGACGAAGCGCACTGCCTTTCGCAGTGGGGCTACGACTTCCGGCCACCCTACCTGCGCATTGCCGAGCTACGTGAGCTGCTGCCCGGCGTGCCCTGCATAGCCCTCACGGCCACCGCCACGGAGCAGGTTCGCCGGGACATTGTAGAGAAGCTGCGGTTCGGCGCCACGCACAGCGTGTTTCAGCAAAGCTTTGCCCGGCCCAACCTGTCGTACTCGGTGCTGAACACGGAAGACAAGCTGCGGCGCCTGCTGGAAGTGGTACGAGGCGTGGGGCCCGACAAAACCAGCATTGTATACGCCCGCACCCGCCGTCAGACCGAGGACGCCGCGGCCTATCTGTGCCAGCAGAACGTGGCCGCCGCCGCCTACCACGCCGGTCTGCCCGCCGAGTTGCGCGCCCGCACCCAACAGGACTGGATGGCCAACAAAACGCGGTGCATAGTGGCCACCAATGCCTTTGGCATGGGCATTGATAAGCCCGACGTACGCCTCGTGGTGCACCTCGATGCGCCCGATAACCTGGAGGCCTACTACCAGGAGGCTGGCCGCGCCGGCCGCGACGAAAAGTACGCCTTTGCGGTGCTGCTGCATGGCCCCAACGACGCCGACGAGTTGCGTCGCCGCACCCGGCAGGCGTTTCCCGAGCTGGAGGTGGTGCGCCGGGTGTATCAGGCCCTGGCTAACTTCTCGCGCACGGCTGTGGGTGGGGGCGAGCTGGTGGCTTTCGATTTCGACATTCAGCAGTTTGCCGAAACCTACCGTATCAAGGCTCTGGATGCGCACAACAGCCTGCGCCTGCTGGAGCGGGAAGGCTTCGTGCAGGTGAATGAGGCCGTGAACAATCCCGCCCGTGTGCACATTCCCATCGACCACAACGACTTGTACCGGTTTCAGGTGGCCAACGCCCAGCACGACCAGCTCATCAAAAGCCTGTTACGGTTTCACGGCGGAGAGCTGTTCGCGGGCTTTCAGCGGATTTCGGAAAACAGCCTGGCCCAGCATCTGCGCCTGAGCGTGGTGGAGCTGCGCAAGATGCTGCTGTTTCTGCACCGCTCGGGCATCATCCAGTTTCAGCCGCGCCACGAGTCGCCGCAGGCTATGTTTACTACGGCCCGCTTCGATGCGGCCAAGCTGCCGCTGGAGCAGAAACGCCTCCATCAGGCCCGGGAGCTGGCCCTGCACAAAACCGAGTCGGTGATTCGCTACGCGGCGGGCGGGCAATGCCGGCAACAGCTGCTGCTGGAGTATTTCGGGGAGCTGGAGGCGCCGGCCTGCGGTGTGTGCGACCTGTGCCTGGCCCGCAAAAAAGCCCGCCAGCCAACGGCGTCCA